Proteins encoded together in one Neobacillus sp. FSL H8-0543 window:
- a CDS encoding EAL domain-containing protein codes for MAWLERKRLFIYFTILYILGYYILLYFKEDWSKTPGEAVFSIATPLISSIILFFIYKQRKTKDHSFWLFLSLGCFSLVILHIISSYYENLLQKPVPNWSVFFNLLPVVLFLTAFIDKILQSAKKLHLIKFTFDICIIMTVAITFSWRFLMEDIISQNSLTALFIPIGDLVLLFGAISFYIGREAIFPPKVLYLLLGSLFLQVIANSTALYINNTNLESLLVPLTELSLLLLGLSGIYTLGENHENTAKKKRGYTKKDIFSLRLLLPYISVILLFLLMISQHQGSTDLILGSTVAILLVLSRQIFTSIENQTVLLKYHNLTEILELKIDERTEELSSKNHQLVTAVRKMKQMAYHDVLSGLPNRRMFLERLIKSMEEAKRNNFKLAVIFIDLDRFKNINDTLGHDFGDLLLKHVSSKMAESLRKIDTISRQGGDEFTIILNRIRAEEDVVPLIQRMQSIVAQPIVIKDQELHVSMSIGIAFYPKDGKNTEELMKNADLAMYRAKEEGRDRYKFYTHDMNKNISRKVTLENGLRKALKNGEFLLYYQPQVNAKTGGIVGVETLIRWNTMEAGIVLPSEFIPVAEETGLIIPIGEWVLTSACTQAKIWHESGHNQLKVAVNLSPVQFQHDNLVQMIASVLKKTGFNPHYLELEITETISFIDAEEAIKKMDAIRELGVRISIDDFGTGYSSLMYLKRFPINTLKIAKPFITDMTTNQKDQALVATIISMAHSLGLSVIAEGIETEQQFLSLIELRCDVIQGDLYSKPLTITQLNALLESSVEVAVSQSSGDRHQSLLIGN; via the coding sequence ATGGCTTGGTTAGAAAGAAAAAGGCTATTCATTTACTTTACGATACTATATATCCTTGGATATTATATCCTCCTCTACTTCAAAGAAGATTGGTCGAAAACACCAGGCGAAGCTGTTTTCTCAATAGCTACACCGCTTATTTCTTCTATTATTCTCTTTTTCATTTACAAACAACGTAAAACAAAAGATCATAGCTTTTGGCTGTTCCTCTCGCTAGGCTGCTTTAGTTTGGTAATCTTACATATAATCTCAAGCTATTATGAGAACCTGCTGCAAAAACCAGTTCCTAACTGGTCGGTTTTCTTCAACCTGCTTCCCGTAGTACTTTTTCTTACCGCCTTTATCGATAAAATTCTTCAAAGTGCTAAAAAACTGCACCTGATAAAATTCACCTTTGATATCTGCATTATTATGACGGTGGCAATTACGTTTAGCTGGCGCTTTCTCATGGAAGATATCATTTCACAAAACAGTCTCACTGCCCTTTTTATACCAATTGGTGATTTGGTTCTCTTATTTGGTGCAATCAGTTTCTACATAGGTCGTGAAGCGATTTTTCCTCCAAAGGTCTTATACTTATTGTTGGGAAGTTTATTCCTTCAAGTGATTGCAAATTCTACAGCTCTTTACATAAATAATACTAATTTAGAAAGTTTGCTAGTCCCATTGACCGAGCTTTCCCTTTTATTACTGGGACTTTCAGGAATATACACCCTTGGTGAAAACCATGAAAACACAGCGAAGAAAAAAAGGGGCTATACTAAAAAGGACATTTTTTCATTAAGGCTATTGCTCCCGTATATCAGCGTAATCCTTTTATTTTTGTTAATGATCTCCCAGCACCAAGGTTCAACCGACTTAATCCTTGGCTCAACAGTTGCCATCCTGCTGGTTTTATCACGGCAAATTTTCACCTCCATAGAAAATCAAACGGTGTTATTGAAGTATCATAACCTTACCGAGATACTGGAGCTGAAAATCGACGAAAGAACGGAAGAACTAAGTTCAAAGAATCACCAGCTTGTTACTGCCGTACGGAAAATGAAGCAAATGGCCTATCATGATGTCTTGAGCGGCCTGCCAAATAGAAGAATGTTTTTAGAGCGGCTCATCAAGTCAATGGAAGAAGCAAAACGGAATAACTTTAAACTTGCGGTGATTTTCATCGATTTAGACCGTTTTAAAAATATTAATGATACCCTTGGCCATGATTTTGGCGACTTACTTTTAAAGCATGTTTCCTCAAAAATGGCAGAGAGTCTGCGTAAAATTGATACGATCTCCCGTCAAGGCGGTGATGAGTTTACGATTATCCTGAACAGAATCCGTGCGGAAGAGGATGTTGTTCCATTAATTCAACGGATGCAGTCAATCGTTGCCCAGCCTATCGTGATTAAGGACCAAGAGTTACATGTTTCGATGAGCATCGGGATTGCCTTTTACCCAAAGGACGGAAAAAATACAGAAGAGCTTATGAAAAATGCCGACCTGGCGATGTATCGTGCAAAAGAAGAAGGAAGAGACAGGTACAAGTTTTATACGCACGATATGAACAAAAATATATCTAGAAAAGTGACACTAGAAAATGGGCTGCGCAAGGCGTTAAAGAATGGTGAATTCCTGCTTTATTATCAACCGCAAGTAAATGCTAAAACGGGCGGGATTGTCGGGGTTGAAACGTTAATACGCTGGAATACTATGGAGGCAGGTATTGTTTTGCCAAGTGAATTTATTCCCGTTGCTGAGGAGACCGGATTAATTATTCCTATAGGCGAATGGGTTCTAACCTCTGCATGTACTCAAGCAAAAATTTGGCACGAATCAGGGCATAACCAATTAAAAGTAGCGGTGAACCTGTCCCCTGTCCAATTCCAGCATGATAATTTGGTGCAAATGATTGCCTCGGTCCTAAAGAAAACTGGATTTAACCCGCACTATTTAGAGCTGGAAATTACAGAAACAATTTCTTTTATTGATGCCGAAGAGGCCATTAAGAAAATGGATGCAATAAGGGAATTAGGGGTGCGAATTTCGATTGACGATTTCGGTACAGGGTATTCCTCGTTAATGTATTTAAAAAGATTCCCAATTAACACCTTAAAAATTGCCAAGCCTTTTATAACAGACATGACAACCAATCAAAAAGATCAGGCATTAGTCGCAACCATCATTTCCATGGCCCATAGCCTGGGACTCTCAGTCATTGCAGAGGGAATAGAAACCGAGCAACAATTCCTATCCCTGATAGAACTCCGATGCGACGTGATCCAAGGAGATCTATACAGCAAACCGCTAACCATCACCCAACTAAACGCCCTGCTCGAAAGCAGTGTTGAAGTAGCGGTATCACAAAGCAGTGGTGACAGGCACCAAAGTTTACTAATTGGAAACTAA
- a CDS encoding metallophosphoesterase family protein, producing MKAAFISDIHGNAVALEAVLLDIEKKGVDKVYVLGDLVFRGPEPKRSLELIRSLHTDVIKGNADEWVIRGVREGEVPENALEMMNRERQWTVEQLDASDLDYLQNLPAELTTNVGGFEIAGFHATPDSLFEVILPDAANETIKTKLMHRTDAQVYIYAHIHLPYIRYIGGKVIINTGSVGLPFDGMPKASYGLIEVENGNLQTSIERVSFDNKKVIDLYKEVSYPNADMMTEIIKDGKI from the coding sequence ATGAAAGCTGCCTTTATTTCTGATATTCACGGGAATGCTGTTGCACTTGAAGCTGTTTTGCTTGATATAGAGAAAAAGGGTGTGGATAAGGTTTATGTTTTAGGTGACCTTGTGTTTCGTGGGCCAGAGCCAAAACGGTCTCTTGAGCTCATCCGGTCTTTACATACAGATGTGATTAAAGGGAACGCAGATGAATGGGTCATTCGTGGCGTTCGGGAGGGTGAAGTTCCAGAGAACGCCTTGGAAATGATGAATCGCGAGCGGCAATGGACAGTCGAACAACTTGACGCCTCCGACCTTGACTACCTGCAAAACTTGCCAGCGGAGTTAACAACCAATGTCGGCGGCTTTGAAATCGCCGGATTCCATGCCACACCAGATAGTTTATTTGAGGTGATTCTTCCAGATGCTGCGAACGAAACAATCAAAACTAAATTAATGCATCGTACTGATGCTCAGGTTTACATTTACGCACATATCCACCTCCCGTACATTCGCTATATCGGCGGAAAAGTGATTATCAATACTGGCAGCGTTGGTCTCCCTTTCGATGGAATGCCCAAAGCATCCTACGGACTCATTGAAGTGGAAAATGGGAATTTGCAGACCTCCATTGAACGAGTAAGCTTCGATAATAAAAAGGTCATTGATCTTTATAAAGAAGTCAGCTATCCAAATGCAGACATGATGACCGAGATCATCAAGGATGGTAAAATTTAA
- a CDS encoding EAL domain-containing protein, whose translation MTNGIKKSDLSLFIDQCEPLLKGIPLPCYILDLEGNIVFSNRAAQRLTGYKRDKANHRNFLSLLQEDGIGKTINHVNAVLKGERKSFQIPITHSSGSRMMANILSTPVEIGGQIQGICGFIIDASQGLEATPAIPGNGYENFTNTDICLWSLDVHTLGTISISPVCQSIFGYSEEEFLFDNYLGEKIIHPIDQYVVFKQRELLTKGQAVLQEYRIIRKNGEYRWISDFIIPIFDGVTNDPIRLDRIVIDITERKKAEEELTYLAYHDSLTGLPNRRKLDDDLHQLIREAQELDQIVGIVFLDLDRFKYINDSLGHKMGDKVLQIIADRLRASLRSDDIISRQGGDEFVVLLKSVKSRQVITEMAARLNQVIAEPIRIKEHVFVLRASIGISIYPDHDQEPDALIQKADQAMYLAKENGGGIQPYQAEMAKSLSRKLLLEQSLNKAIEQNELYLEYQPIVDVYQKEIIGLEALLRWKHPILGQISPGEFIPIAEETDLIITISNWVLSTACKQRRIWADQGLPPFYISVNIAARHIQRGSFIQNIKDTLDRYKLPPRLLKIEITERTAMTDVEKTLTIIKKLQDFGIDIILDDFGIGYSSISYLVQYPFNTIKIDKSFIHGLGNKNQQAVCRALVAMGRNLGMKVVAEGVETLEQYHYLCSLSCHNMQGYYFSKPTPVDKVGEFFKNQGDGSVGPKALLS comes from the coding sequence ATGACGAATGGGATTAAGAAGTCTGATTTAAGTTTGTTCATTGATCAATGTGAGCCATTACTTAAGGGTATTCCACTGCCTTGTTATATTCTAGATTTAGAAGGTAATATTGTTTTTTCGAATCGGGCTGCACAAAGGTTAACAGGATATAAAAGGGATAAAGCAAATCATCGGAATTTCCTTTCACTTTTACAAGAGGATGGGATTGGGAAAACGATTAATCATGTAAATGCCGTTCTTAAGGGTGAGAGGAAAAGCTTTCAGATTCCGATTACGCATAGCAGCGGTTCTCGGATGATGGCTAATATTTTGTCAACCCCAGTGGAAATTGGCGGGCAGATCCAGGGGATTTGCGGATTTATTATTGATGCAAGTCAAGGACTGGAAGCAACTCCTGCTATACCGGGAAATGGGTATGAGAATTTTACGAATACAGATATTTGCTTGTGGTCGCTTGATGTTCACACACTGGGAACTATTTCCATCTCTCCTGTATGCCAATCCATTTTTGGTTACTCTGAGGAGGAGTTTCTTTTTGATAATTATTTGGGTGAAAAAATAATCCATCCCATTGATCAATATGTTGTTTTTAAGCAGAGGGAGCTATTAACAAAAGGCCAAGCTGTACTTCAGGAATACCGAATTATTCGGAAAAATGGGGAATATAGGTGGATTTCTGATTTCATCATTCCTATTTTTGATGGGGTGACGAATGACCCAATCAGGCTTGACCGAATTGTTATCGATATAACAGAAAGGAAAAAGGCAGAGGAAGAGTTAACCTATTTAGCTTATCATGATTCTTTGACAGGATTGCCGAACAGAAGGAAACTTGATGATGATCTTCACCAGTTGATACGGGAGGCACAAGAACTGGACCAAATAGTCGGAATAGTATTTTTGGATCTGGACCGTTTTAAATATATAAATGATTCACTGGGTCATAAAATGGGTGACAAGGTGCTGCAAATTATTGCCGACCGGTTAAGAGCCAGCTTACGGTCAGATGATATCATCTCGCGTCAAGGCGGGGATGAATTTGTCGTTTTGCTTAAATCGGTGAAAAGCCGACAAGTAATAACGGAAATGGCAGCGAGGCTGAATCAGGTAATTGCCGAACCTATACGGATTAAGGAGCATGTATTTGTGCTGCGGGCAAGTATTGGAATAAGTATTTACCCTGATCATGACCAGGAGCCAGATGCCTTAATTCAGAAGGCTGATCAAGCGATGTATCTTGCGAAGGAGAATGGAGGAGGCATTCAGCCGTATCAAGCGGAAATGGCTAAGTCGCTTTCAAGAAAGCTGCTCCTTGAGCAATCGCTTAATAAAGCGATTGAACAAAACGAGTTGTATCTAGAGTATCAGCCGATTGTCGATGTTTATCAAAAGGAAATCATCGGTTTAGAGGCACTTTTACGCTGGAAGCACCCTATTTTGGGACAAATTTCTCCTGGGGAATTTATTCCTATTGCAGAAGAGACAGATTTAATCATTACGATAAGTAACTGGGTATTATCAACGGCATGCAAGCAACGGCGCATTTGGGCTGATCAAGGGTTGCCACCGTTTTATATCTCCGTCAATATCGCTGCCAGACATATTCAACGAGGGTCCTTTATCCAGAATATCAAAGATACATTGGACCGGTATAAGCTGCCGCCTCGCTTATTAAAAATTGAAATTACTGAACGAACAGCAATGACAGATGTTGAAAAAACGCTGACTATAATAAAAAAATTACAGGATTTCGGGATTGATATCATTTTAGATGATTTTGGGATAGGCTATTCTTCAATAAGCTATCTTGTACAATACCCCTTTAATACGATAAAAATAGATAAATCCTTTATCCATGGGCTGGGTAATAAAAATCAGCAAGCTGTGTGTCGGGCGTTAGTCGCAATGGGGAGAAACCTGGGAATGAAAGTAGTAGCCGAGGGCGTAGAAACACTTGAACAATATCACTACCTATGTAGCCTAAGTTGTCACAACATGCAAGGTTACTACTTTAGCAAACCTACCCCCGTTGATAAGGTCGGAGAGTTTTTTAAGAACCAGGGCGACGGTTCTGTTGGTCCAAAAGCTCTGCTGTCATAA
- a CDS encoding aldo/keto reductase codes for MRNMKLGSSTLEVPVVAVGCMRINSLDKNEAERFVQTALESGANFFDHADIYGDGACEEIFADAIHMNAAIREKIILQSKCGIRKGMFDFSKEHIVNSVDGILKRLNTDYLDTLLLHRPDALVEPEEVAEAFDILESSGKVRHFGVSNQNPMQIELLKKYVKQQLVANQLQLSITNANMISNGINVNMENDSAINRDGSILDYCRLNDITIQPWSPFQYGFFEGVFLDNDKFPELNQSIDEIAAKYEVSNTTIAVAWLLRHPAQMQPVIGTMNIDRLKDCIQASDIQLTREEWYSIYRKAGNILP; via the coding sequence ATGAGGAACATGAAGCTTGGAAGCAGTACATTAGAGGTACCGGTGGTTGCCGTCGGGTGCATGCGGATAAATTCGCTGGACAAGAACGAGGCTGAGCGCTTTGTCCAAACTGCTTTGGAATCAGGAGCAAACTTCTTCGACCATGCGGACATATATGGCGATGGAGCATGTGAGGAAATTTTTGCAGATGCCATCCACATGAATGCAGCTATTCGCGAAAAAATCATTCTGCAATCCAAATGCGGCATTCGCAAAGGTATGTTCGATTTTTCCAAAGAGCATATAGTAAATTCGGTTGATGGAATATTGAAACGGCTAAACACGGATTATCTAGACACCTTACTTCTGCACCGTCCCGATGCGCTTGTTGAGCCTGAAGAGGTTGCGGAGGCATTCGATATCCTGGAAAGCTCGGGAAAGGTCCGGCATTTTGGCGTTTCTAACCAGAATCCGATGCAAATTGAGCTCCTAAAGAAATATGTGAAGCAGCAGCTTGTTGCGAACCAGCTGCAATTAAGCATCACCAACGCCAACATGATTTCCAACGGAATCAATGTAAATATGGAAAATGACTCTGCCATCAATCGCGATGGAAGCATCCTTGATTATTGCCGGCTGAACGACATCACCATTCAGCCCTGGTCACCCTTCCAGTATGGATTCTTTGAGGGTGTCTTCCTTGATAATGACAAGTTCCCAGAATTAAACCAGAGCATTGATGAAATCGCAGCCAAATATGAAGTAAGCAACACGACTATTGCTGTTGCCTGGCTGTTACGCCACCCCGCACAAATGCAGCCGGTCATTGGGACGATGAACATCGACAGGCTAAAGGACTGCATCCAAGCAAGCGACATTCAACTGACACGTGAAGAATGGTACAGCATCTACCGTAAAGCAGGCAATATTCTGCCATAG
- a CDS encoding DUF421 domain-containing protein: MDFFQSQETLTALEWILRAVVGFFFLVIVAKLLGQRTISQLRLLDFAMALVIGNIIAHPLSDQHLGLKGSMITTIVLVILYLSGTFLILKWQWFRKLVTPPPITLVQKGEIIYKGLKKARISLDVLLEELREEKVGDLKKVALALWEADGKISFFLDPKYEPLTPAYFQMKVEPFELPRTIIKEGKINSEELKQSQKDESWVVSSLERLYQTEVKNVLLATLDSKSNLQVFLYK; the protein is encoded by the coding sequence ATGGACTTTTTTCAAAGTCAAGAAACACTTACTGCCTTGGAGTGGATTCTTCGAGCGGTTGTTGGTTTTTTCTTTTTAGTAATCGTTGCTAAACTCCTGGGTCAGCGCACGATCTCCCAATTAAGACTCCTTGATTTCGCCATGGCTTTAGTCATCGGAAACATTATCGCCCATCCATTGTCAGACCAACATCTTGGACTAAAAGGGTCGATGATTACTACCATTGTATTAGTTATCCTGTATTTGAGTGGGACTTTTTTAATTCTAAAGTGGCAATGGTTTAGAAAGTTGGTGACACCTCCGCCAATCACTCTTGTTCAGAAAGGAGAAATCATTTATAAAGGCTTAAAAAAGGCTAGAATTTCCCTGGATGTGCTATTAGAAGAATTAAGGGAAGAAAAAGTGGGCGATTTGAAGAAGGTGGCCTTAGCCCTTTGGGAAGCGGACGGAAAAATTTCGTTTTTCTTGGATCCGAAATACGAACCGCTTACACCTGCATACTTCCAAATGAAAGTTGAGCCCTTCGAATTGCCAAGGACGATTATTAAGGAGGGGAAAATAAATTCCGAGGAGTTAAAACAGAGTCAAAAAGATGAATCCTGGGTTGTTTCAAGTTTAGAAAGACTTTACCAAACAGAAGTAAAAAACGTCCTCCTAGCAACCCTCGACAGTAAAAGTAATCTTCAGGTTTTTTTATATAAGTGA
- a CDS encoding aldose epimerase, with translation MYHVRAVVDKKYNIYELVDMATNSRVKIAPERGGIIFSYSVGGQELLYLNEETFYHQDQNVRGGIPILFPISGQLNGGTYEWEGTNYTMGNHGFARNAIWEVIDSHTDNRAALTIRLTSNVQTKKAYPFDFEVVFTYSLEKGKLTIHQEYKNKGERPMPISAGFHPYFKTSEKPLAYETDATKYYDYNDGKNKEFTGSFDITSITESVALFDAKHTTISFQPSAPDRKIKLGYGEEFKYVVIWTESGKEFICVEPWMAKNDEFNRKNELVMVNGNEQLTTDFSIKLE, from the coding sequence ATGTATCATGTCAGAGCGGTTGTAGATAAAAAGTATAATATATACGAGCTAGTGGATATGGCAACCAATTCAAGGGTTAAGATAGCTCCAGAGCGGGGCGGTATTATTTTTTCATATAGTGTAGGAGGGCAAGAGTTGCTCTATCTTAATGAGGAAACATTTTATCATCAGGATCAGAATGTCAGAGGTGGAATTCCGATTCTTTTTCCCATCTCAGGCCAGTTGAACGGCGGGACTTATGAGTGGGAAGGAACCAACTATACAATGGGCAATCATGGATTTGCCCGAAACGCTATTTGGGAGGTCATCGACAGCCACACGGACAATAGAGCAGCGCTAACGATTCGGCTGACTAGCAATGTACAGACGAAGAAGGCCTACCCTTTTGATTTTGAGGTGGTGTTCACCTATTCATTAGAGAAGGGGAAGCTTACGATCCATCAGGAATATAAGAATAAGGGGGAACGGCCAATGCCGATTTCTGCAGGTTTCCACCCTTACTTTAAAACAAGCGAAAAGCCTCTCGCCTATGAAACCGATGCGACTAAATACTATGATTATAATGATGGGAAAAATAAAGAATTTACTGGTAGTTTTGATATAACAAGCATTACAGAATCGGTCGCATTATTCGATGCTAAGCATACGACCATTTCCTTTCAGCCGTCAGCACCGGATCGGAAAATCAAGCTGGGCTATGGAGAAGAGTTTAAGTACGTCGTAATCTGGACAGAAAGCGGAAAAGAATTCATCTGCGTAGAGCCCTGGATGGCAAAGAACGATGAATTCAATCGAAAAAACGAGCTAGTGATGGTTAATGGAAACGAGCAGTTAACGACAGATTTTAGCATTAAACTAGAATAG